The Cylindrospermum stagnale PCC 7417 genome segment CCATAAGTGGTGCAATAGCTTTCTCTGGAAACGCTGCTCTTGCCAATATTACCCAGGATGCTACTCTACCTAATAATTCTGATGTTGCCACACAAGAGAATATCAGAACAGTTGAAGGTAGAAACCAATCTGGAAGTAATCAGTCCCGCAGTTGTAACCAGGTTTCTTTCTCCAATTTCAGCCTGTTCAACTTCCAGAAAGCTGCAAAATTTCAGAATAATATAAGTGCGATAACGAATCAAACTTACAGTACATTAGGCGATGACATACTAAAACTTCAGAACAGTTCATACCCAACTGACAATCAAGTTTCAATTGGTGTTAATAAGCGACAATTTCAGAATCTTGCAAGCATAATTACAAAAACAGATAGTAAGATTGTTGCGAATGACTGTATCAGATGTGTACTAGAAAATGGTGAAATTGTATGTTATCCTTGCATTTGTCCTTGTTAAGATTATTGCCAAAGCAAGGAATATTGAACAATGCAGTTAAATTAACAATACTACTAATTCAAAAAGTTTGTAATTAATTGCATGTAATAATTCAATATTTATCCCTTGGGGCACAACATTGTTGGGGAGCATCTTTATTTTTTGGCAAACAATAGGCGCTATAAACTTTGGTAAACAGCAGATTTCAGATGACAAATTTAAAATTAGTTTATATTAATACAGTTAGGGGATCTCTTATTCAAATTTTCAGGGATAGATTCTCTTTTTACTTTCTTTTTAAGCGAGTCGTTGTTTGTGCAATGTGCCTAACAGGACAAGCCTAGAGGATCTGATCGAACCAGATTGAGATTTATCCACCCTACACATAGCCAAACCTACCGCCAGAGGAAAGTTTAAATTTGATAGAAATGCTACAATAAAATTAGTTAGTTTTATCTAAAAGTTTATTGTTAATTTTATGCGTCGTTCCGCCTGCCTTATCTTTAATCCGGTTGCGGGTCAGGGTGACCCAGAATTAGAACTGGGACAGATTCGGGCAATGTTAGAGCCAGAAATTGACCTAGATATTTATTACACAACGGAAGAAATAGATGCTGATCAACTCGCCTATGCAGCCGTAGAACGGGGGGTAGATGCGATCATTGCTTCCGGGGGAGATGGCACTTTGTCAGCAGCAGCGGCGGCGGTAGTCGGGACTGATATTCCGTTTGGGATTATCTCGCGGGGCACAGCAAACGCTTTTGCCGCAGCTTTAGGCATTCCAGACACGATCGCCGTTGCCTGTGAGACAATTTTGCAGGGTAAAACTCGGAAGGTAGATATAGGCTATTGCAATGACCAGCCGATGGTGCTGCTGGCAGGTATTGGCTTTGAGGCGGAAACCGTAGAACGGGCAGACAGGTCAGCTAAAAATCGCTTTGGGATGTTGGCGTACGTCCTGGCGGGATTTCAAGAACTGCGAAACTTTCAGACATTTGATGTGGAAATTGAAACTGAAGATAAGATCATTAAAACGACTGCCGCAGCG includes the following:
- a CDS encoding YegS/Rv2252/BmrU family lipid kinase: MRRSACLIFNPVAGQGDPELELGQIRAMLEPEIDLDIYYTTEEIDADQLAYAAVERGVDAIIASGGDGTLSAAAAAVVGTDIPFGIISRGTANAFAAALGIPDTIAVACETILQGKTRKVDIGYCNDQPMVLLAGIGFEAETVERADRSAKNRFGMLAYVLAGFQELRNFQTFDVEIETEDKIIKTTAAAVTVANAAPPTSVLAQGPAGIFVDDGLLDLTIVAPVSKAGAIAATFHLFQTASTGTAVERNDIGYLRGKQFKITTDPPQKVVVDGELVGTTPIEVRCVPAGLTIFVPTVEEEVLTEKLEGLPNLTVELKETADNGE